Proteins found in one Streptosporangiales bacterium genomic segment:
- a CDS encoding helix-turn-helix domain-containing protein yields the protein MRSVDRALSILQAIARHGELGLTEIAGELAIHKSTAFRLLGTLHARGMVERNAERGAYRLAYGVVQLAAAATRGYDLSVASRPVCQRLADLLGETVNIAIHDDLAVISIDQVIGSSAVTTVNWVGQRTPLHATAAGKLFLAQLPGERVARVELERFTDQTITDPAALRTRLAEIRELGYATSVEEHEVGLVAIAAPIRGLDGEVVAALVASGPTFRLTPDAVPTVAADVVAAAEQISQRNGAPKRG from the coding sequence GTGCGATCCGTCGACCGGGCGCTGTCGATCCTGCAGGCCATCGCCCGCCACGGCGAGCTCGGCCTGACCGAGATCGCCGGCGAGCTCGCGATCCACAAGTCCACGGCGTTCCGGCTGCTCGGCACCCTGCACGCGCGCGGCATGGTCGAGCGCAACGCCGAGCGCGGTGCCTACCGACTGGCGTACGGCGTCGTCCAGCTCGCCGCCGCGGCGACCCGGGGCTACGACCTGTCGGTCGCGTCCCGACCGGTGTGTCAGCGGCTCGCCGACCTGCTGGGCGAGACCGTGAACATCGCGATCCACGACGATCTCGCGGTCATCAGCATCGACCAGGTCATCGGCTCGTCGGCCGTCACCACGGTGAACTGGGTGGGTCAGCGCACTCCCCTGCACGCGACGGCGGCCGGCAAGCTCTTCCTCGCACAGCTGCCCGGCGAACGGGTGGCACGCGTCGAGCTCGAACGCTTCACCGACCAGACGATCACCGACCCGGCCGCCCTGCGCACCAGGCTCGCCGAGATCCGCGAGCTCGGGTACGCGACCAGCGTGGAGGAGCACGAGGTCGGCCTCGTCGCGATCGCGGCGCCGATCCGTGGTCTCGACGGCGAGGTGGTCGCCGCGCTGGTCGCCTCGGGGCCGACCTTCCGCCTCACCCCCGACGCCGTCCCCACCGTCGCGGCGGACGTCGTCGCCGCCGCGGAGCAGATCTCCCAGCGCAACGGTGCCCCCAAACGCGGCTGA
- a CDS encoding Rieske 2Fe-2S domain-containing protein, protein MSTTTPAPPGRSLRRTRPPRRATGPDLVPVLDGRYYTDPGWWETDRRLVFERSWLCVARADEVPAAGDFVRVDAGAESVLVVRGRDGQVHAYRNLCRHRGAVLCLEPRGSFGKRIRCVYHAWTYGLDGRLVAAPNIHDMPDLVKDDFGLHRVRVEQWLGYVWVNLDAAAEPLREQVRPQLLARLGTEATFDRYGIGDLAVGHTITYDVASNWKCVIENFMECYHCASIHPELTAALPQFRSGYGTVSGGVGAGAAFAPTIGGFSRSGRASRAPLPGLLPEDDRLFYGVICRPNVFVILVPDHVAFFRLEPVDVTHTRVTVDWLFSPDAMARQDFDPSDAVEILDITNRQDFDACQRCQLGMRSSAYGGVLVPAEHVITEFYDWYLTAVGERERS, encoded by the coding sequence ATGAGTACGACGACCCCTGCGCCCCCCGGCAGGTCCCTCCGCCGCACCCGCCCGCCGCGGCGGGCGACCGGGCCGGACCTGGTGCCCGTGCTCGACGGCCGGTACTACACCGATCCGGGCTGGTGGGAGACCGACCGGCGGCTGGTCTTCGAGCGCTCCTGGCTGTGCGTGGCGCGGGCCGACGAGGTGCCCGCCGCGGGCGACTTCGTCCGGGTCGACGCCGGGGCCGAGAGTGTGCTCGTGGTCCGCGGCCGCGACGGGCAGGTCCACGCCTACCGCAACCTCTGCCGGCACCGCGGCGCCGTGCTGTGTCTGGAGCCGCGCGGCTCGTTCGGCAAGCGGATCAGGTGCGTCTACCATGCGTGGACGTACGGGCTCGACGGCCGACTCGTCGCGGCGCCGAACATCCACGACATGCCCGATCTGGTGAAGGACGACTTCGGCCTGCATCGCGTGCGCGTCGAGCAGTGGCTCGGGTACGTGTGGGTCAACCTCGACGCCGCCGCCGAGCCCCTGCGCGAGCAGGTGCGTCCTCAACTGCTCGCCAGGCTGGGCACGGAGGCCACGTTCGACAGGTACGGGATCGGCGACCTCGCCGTCGGGCACACGATCACGTACGACGTGGCCAGCAACTGGAAGTGCGTCATCGAGAACTTCATGGAGTGCTACCACTGCGCGTCGATCCATCCCGAGCTCACCGCCGCCCTGCCCCAGTTCCGCTCGGGCTACGGCACGGTCAGCGGCGGCGTCGGCGCCGGCGCGGCCTTCGCCCCCACGATCGGCGGCTTCTCGCGGTCAGGACGGGCGTCGCGGGCACCGCTGCCCGGACTGCTCCCCGAGGACGACCGGCTCTTCTACGGCGTCATCTGCCGGCCGAACGTGTTCGTGATCCTGGTCCCCGACCACGTCGCGTTCTTCCGCCTCGAACCCGTCGACGTCACCCACACCCGGGTCACCGTCGACTGGCTCTTCTCCCCCGACGCCATGGCGCGGCAGGACTTCGACCCGTCCGACGCGGTCGAGATCCTCGACATCACCAACCGCCAGGACTTCGACGCGTGCCAACGCTGTCAGCTGGGGATGCGGTCGTCGGCCTACGGGGGCGTGCTGGTGCCGGCCGAGCACGTCATCACGGAGTTCTACGACTGGTACCTGACCGCCGTGGGAGAGAGGGAGCGGTCATGA
- a CDS encoding aldehyde dehydrogenase family protein, giving the protein MKVETGDDVATEVTRAVDLAVAARSAWARTPMPERQAIVHRFGDLVAAHADAFTDTIVAEVGKLRADAAGEVDWTVLSAHWYADRPPRDRRVAGALVAHRPLGVVATITPWNVPLHTPAWKWLPALLAGNTVVWKPSELTPRTAVLAVELLREAGLPEGALTLATGSGAAGSALVDDERIAAVHFTGSTATGHAIAARLAPRGVRYALEMGGLNPAVVFADADLALAADCIVAAGIALNGQKCTCTRRVLAHASVADDLSGELARRISAVVPGDPSDPRTELAPLVTADAARRARLAVAAAVDRGARPLATSPEPDGRHDAFVPATLLADVAPDDPLRTRELFAPVLTFDTFADTEGAWRQADASDYGLSAAVFSHDDEVTASAPARLRAGVVNLNRRSDAVDLEAPFGGMKQSGNGHPEGGEFIYSSVTALQAVYGQVADPPGSAVPRETHTAE; this is encoded by the coding sequence ATGAAGGTCGAGACCGGCGACGACGTCGCGACCGAGGTCACGCGGGCCGTCGACCTGGCGGTCGCCGCCCGGTCCGCCTGGGCACGCACCCCGATGCCCGAACGGCAGGCAATCGTCCACCGGTTCGGCGACCTCGTCGCCGCACACGCCGACGCGTTCACCGACACCATCGTCGCCGAGGTCGGCAAGCTGCGCGCCGACGCGGCCGGCGAGGTCGACTGGACCGTGCTCTCGGCGCACTGGTACGCCGACCGCCCGCCGCGTGACCGCCGCGTCGCGGGGGCCCTCGTCGCACACCGCCCGCTCGGTGTCGTCGCGACGATCACTCCCTGGAACGTCCCGCTGCACACGCCGGCCTGGAAGTGGCTGCCCGCCCTGCTCGCCGGCAACACCGTGGTCTGGAAGCCCTCGGAGCTCACGCCCCGCACGGCCGTGCTCGCGGTGGAGCTGCTCCGCGAAGCCGGCCTTCCCGAGGGTGCGCTCACGCTGGCGACCGGATCCGGAGCCGCGGGCAGTGCGCTCGTCGACGACGAGCGCATCGCCGCGGTCCACTTCACCGGCTCCACCGCCACCGGACACGCGATCGCCGCGCGGCTGGCGCCGCGCGGCGTCAGGTACGCGCTCGAGATGGGCGGCCTCAACCCCGCCGTCGTCTTCGCCGACGCCGACCTCGCGCTGGCAGCGGACTGCATCGTCGCCGCCGGCATCGCGCTCAACGGCCAGAAGTGCACCTGCACCCGGCGGGTGCTCGCGCACGCGTCGGTGGCGGACGACCTCTCCGGGGAGCTGGCGCGCCGCATCAGTGCGGTCGTGCCCGGCGACCCGTCCGACCCGCGCACCGAGCTGGCCCCGCTGGTCACGGCCGATGCGGCGCGGCGCGCTCGCCTGGCCGTCGCCGCCGCAGTCGACCGCGGCGCTCGACCGCTGGCCACCTCACCGGAACCGGACGGCCGTCACGACGCCTTCGTCCCCGCCACCCTGCTCGCCGACGTGGCCCCGGACGACCCCCTGCGCACGCGTGAGCTGTTCGCCCCCGTCCTCACGTTCGACACGTTCGCCGACACCGAGGGCGCGTGGCGGCAGGCCGACGCCTCGGACTACGGGCTCTCCGCCGCCGTGTTCAGCCACGACGACGAGGTGACCGCGAGCGCGCCCGCGCGGCTGCGGGCCGGCGTGGTCAACCTGAACCGGAGGAGCGACGCCGTCGACCTGGAGGCGCCGTTCGGGGGGATGAAGCAGTCCGGCAATGGGCACCCGGAGGGCGGAGAGTTCATCTACTCGTCCGTCACCGCGCTGCAGGCGGTCTACGGGCAGGTCGCCGACCCGCCTGGCTCCGCGGTGCCACGCGAAACGCATACCGCAGAGTGA